One segment of Brassica napus cultivar Da-Ae chromosome C3, Da-Ae, whole genome shotgun sequence DNA contains the following:
- the LOC106384229 gene encoding uncharacterized protein LOC106384229 gives MPSAVPNYHLYYGSPMSYSSQPPTYSSTPTDKEIASNVGATEFPEFSTQITLGGVSGVNEATLGADSSTHATRKNVKWTTEQNLVLLSGWIKYGTDSVVCRNQKTYATSGWSEQDVLAKAQEIYSGGGNNGSKSSGSKRAHYSDASDSNYVGSTARPMGRDAAKKKAEKKGDLSRSDDYFTQRYDIANKEGISPLAKCTTTMRMLAYGMTADAVDEYIKIGGTTALECLRRFCKGIIQMYEKVYLRAPTEDELQRILHASEMRGFPGMIGSIDCMHWE, from the exons ATGCCGTCGGCTGTTCCAAACTATCATCTATATTACGGTTCGCCGATGTCATATTCATCTCAACCACCCACTTATTCTTCTACTCCGACGGATAAGGAAATTGCTTCGAATGTTGGAGCAACTGAATTTCCCGAGTTTTCTACACAAATAACTCTTGGTGGTGTAAGTGGGGTTAATGAAGCAACTCTTGGTGCAGACAGTTCAACCCATGCTACCCGAAAAAATGTCAAATGGACAACTGAGCAAAATTTGGTGCTACTGAGTGGGTGGATCAAATATGGAACAGACAGCGTTGTTTGCAGAAACCAGAAAA CGTATGCAACAAGTGGGTGGTCGGAGCAAGATGTATTGGCGAAAGCGCAAGAAATCTATTCAGGTGGTG GGAATAATGGCTCTAAAAGCAGTGGATCTAAGAGAGCCCACTATAGTGATGCTAGTGACTCCAACTATGTAGGATCCACTGCTCGTCCAATGGGAAGGGATGCAGCAAAGAAAAAAGCTGAAAAGAAAG GGGACTTATCAAGAAGTGACGATTACTTCACTCAACGATATGACATAGCTAATAAAGAAGGTATATCTCCATTAGCGAAATGTACCACAACCATGCGAATGTTAGCATATGGTATGACGGCCGACGCGGTTGATGAATACATCAAAATTGGAGGCACAACAGCTTTGGAGTGCTTGCGTAGGTTCTGCAAGGGAATCATACAAATGTATGAGAAAGTGTATCTTAGAGCCCCAACTGAAGATGAATTGCAAAGAATTTTGCATGCTAGTGAAATGCGAGGGTTCCCAGGGATGATTGGGAGTATTGATTGCATGCACTGGGAATGA
- the LOC106388095 gene encoding defensin-like protein 311: MEKKSAFFIIFFLVSSCMVTVTVGDICHTDQDCIDIGIPRCKRTGKMPICYNGYCSCFAKRPPPAPTALSTTTNS, from the exons ATGGAGAAAAAATCAGCATTTtttatcatcttcttccttgtcTCGTCGT GCATGGTAACAGTAACGGTTGGAGATATATGTCATACGGACCAAGATTGTATAGACATTGGCATTCCAAGATGTAAGCGCACAGGGAAGATGCCAATCTGCTACAATGGCTATTGTAGCTGTTTCGCTAAAAGGCCTCCTCCGGCTCCCACCGCTCTATCGACAACCACCAACTCTTGA